The following coding sequences lie in one candidate division WOR-3 bacterium genomic window:
- a CDS encoding peptidyl-prolyl cis-trans isomerase: MKKIIFFSLFAVVLFSCSKDRTQNGTQNGSAGQIQSETRFIMDDDTSTLIATVNGKKVRYAPFRSYMIFMLGVDPDTFPPDIVSSVLQTWLSREAVYDIGVEEGYEKDSTYLFMSFDATRQIVSQMVLERLTLSMPGVSEGEIRSAYERWKEETKYEKIVVLYQFFSEPMATIARDDILAGLADTMLPNLVGLDTVEGIRRLYSNMELIEEAVAKLKTGEVSEPFSVGDGYFIAKVINEKYIESPMAPYEQIRPYIMLYLTELNKYQYLNNFVDTLMAGSVTVYEDSIKFRAGN, translated from the coding sequence TTGAAAAAAATCATTTTCTTTTCGCTTTTTGCCGTCGTTCTGTTTTCCTGTTCCAAGGACAGAACACAGAACGGAACGCAAAACGGAAGCGCAGGACAGATTCAGTCCGAGACGCGCTTTATTATGGATGACGACACATCGACTTTGATAGCCACAGTAAACGGAAAAAAAGTAAGATATGCTCCATTCAGATCCTACATGATATTCATGCTCGGAGTTGACCCCGACACCTTCCCTCCGGATATAGTGTCGAGCGTGCTTCAAACATGGCTTTCAAGAGAAGCGGTCTACGACATCGGAGTTGAAGAAGGATACGAGAAAGACTCCACGTACTTGTTTATGTCTTTCGATGCGACCCGGCAAATTGTGTCTCAAATGGTGCTTGAAAGATTGACTCTGTCAATGCCCGGGGTTTCCGAAGGGGAGATCAGAAGCGCATACGAACGCTGGAAAGAAGAGACAAAATACGAAAAAATTGTCGTGTTGTACCAGTTTTTCAGCGAACCGATGGCGACGATAGCGAGAGATGATATTTTGGCGGGTTTGGCTGACACAATGCTTCCCAATCTTGTCGGACTCGACACTGTGGAAGGGATAAGAAGACTTTATTCAAACATGGAACTCATTGAAGAAGCAGTCGCGAAGCTGAAAACGGGTGAAGTAAGCGAGCCGTTCAGTGTCGGAGACGGTTATTTCATTGCGAAAGTGATAAACGAGAAATACATTGAATCTCCGATGGCGCCGTATGAACAGATACGTCCCTACATAATGCTGTATCTGACTGAACTCAACAAATATCAGTATCTGAATAATTTCGTCGACACTCTTATGGCCGGAAGCGTTACCGTTTACGAAGACAGTATTAAATTCAGAGCAGGCAATTGA